From one Gemella morbillorum genomic stretch:
- a CDS encoding hydroxymethylglutaryl-CoA reductase, degradative, translating to MNNWSGFYKKTRDERLNVIKEANILDNEHFDLLNNNKILDFETANNMVENVVGTFSLPFSVVPNFVVDKKSYLVPMVTEEPSVVAACSNAGKIVERCGGFSTTIHDRKMIGHIALYDINDVEATCNLILDNKELLLKTANEAYPSIVKRGGGACDLEVKVLTEDNTSFVVAYLIVDTLEAMGANMLNTMLEAVKISLESLTGGVALMAILSNYATRSLVSSRCEIPFSNLGDNGEYLAKRIELASKFAQADTYRAATHNKGIFNGIDSIVIASGNDWRAIEASCQSWAARDGKYKGLSTWTCDLEKQVLIGELTLPMPVASVGGSIGINHSVKVARAMLGNPDAKTLASIIVSVGLAQNLAALRALVGDGIQKGHMKLHAKSLAILAGATTDILDEVVEKLRAEKHMNLATAKEIVSTYKK from the coding sequence ATGAATAATTGGAGTGGATTTTATAAAAAAACTCGCGATGAACGTTTAAATGTTATTAAAGAAGCTAATATTTTAGATAATGAGCATTTCGACTTGCTAAATAACAACAAAATATTAGATTTTGAAACAGCTAATAATATGGTAGAAAATGTTGTCGGGACGTTTTCTTTACCATTTAGCGTTGTTCCTAATTTTGTTGTTGATAAAAAAAGCTATCTAGTTCCTATGGTTACCGAAGAACCTTCTGTTGTTGCTGCATGCAGCAATGCTGGAAAAATAGTTGAACGCTGTGGAGGTTTTAGTACTACTATCCATGATAGAAAAATGATCGGACATATCGCACTCTATGACATTAACGATGTTGAGGCTACCTGCAATCTTATCTTAGACAATAAAGAACTTCTGCTTAAAACAGCAAACGAAGCTTATCCATCTATAGTTAAGCGTGGCGGTGGTGCTTGCGATTTAGAGGTTAAAGTTCTAACCGAGGATAATACTTCTTTTGTAGTTGCTTATTTAATAGTTGATACCCTAGAAGCAATGGGGGCAAATATGCTTAACACTATGCTTGAGGCAGTAAAAATATCACTTGAAAGTCTTACAGGTGGCGTTGCCCTTATGGCAATTTTATCTAACTACGCAACACGTTCTTTAGTTTCAAGTCGCTGTGAAATTCCATTTTCAAATCTTGGAGATAATGGAGAATACCTTGCAAAACGTATAGAACTAGCGAGCAAGTTTGCTCAAGCAGATACTTATCGCGCAGCAACACACAACAAAGGAATTTTCAACGGTATCGACAGTATTGTTATCGCCAGCGGTAACGATTGGCGTGCTATTGAAGCTAGTTGCCAAAGTTGGGCAGCACGCGATGGAAAATACAAAGGACTTTCTACTTGGACTTGCGACCTGGAAAAACAAGTTTTAATCGGGGAGTTGACATTACCTATGCCAGTAGCGAGTGTTGGTGGTTCTATTGGAATCAATCATAGCGTAAAAGTAGCACGCGCTATGTTAGGAAATCCTGATGCGAAAACTTTGGCAAGCATTATCGTTTCTGTTGGCCTTGCTCAAAACCTTGCTGCTTTACGTGCATTAGTTGGAGATGGTATTCAAAAAGGTCATATGAAACTACATGCAAAATCATTGGCTATTTTAGCAGGAGCTACTACAGATATTCTTGACGAAGTAGTTGAAAAATTACGCGCTGAAAAACATATGAATTTAGCTACTGCTAAAGAGATAGTAAGTACATATAAGAAATAA